A window from Vicinamibacteria bacterium encodes these proteins:
- a CDS encoding sigma factor, producing the protein MDDAQRRELQRAMTQLADGDRSAFHPVFILAWPVVRTFAHSLLRDGADAEDAAQQALLRSFERASQFDQTRDALAWLLGIAAYECRTLRRRRGRQREEPLSAASDRAAGVPSPEARVVKEDLQKAAREVLASLAPSDIETIVAALAEPPSRPPVLTAAAFRKRLERARRRLRSAWGAKHGTC; encoded by the coding sequence ATGGACGACGCCCAGCGCCGAGAGCTCCAGCGGGCCATGACCCAGTTGGCGGACGGCGATCGGTCGGCGTTCCATCCGGTTTTCATCCTGGCCTGGCCGGTGGTCCGGACCTTCGCCCATTCCCTGCTCCGGGATGGCGCCGATGCCGAGGACGCGGCCCAGCAGGCGCTGCTCCGCTCTTTTGAGCGGGCCAGCCAGTTCGACCAGACTCGAGATGCTCTCGCCTGGCTACTGGGAATCGCCGCCTATGAGTGCCGGACCCTCCGTCGACGCCGGGGGCGGCAGCGTGAGGAGCCGCTGAGCGCCGCCTCCGATCGCGCGGCTGGAGTCCCGTCGCCCGAAGCCCGGGTCGTGAAGGAGGATCTCCAAAAGGCGGCCCGGGAGGTGCTCGCCTCTCTCGCCCCCAGCGACATCGAAACCATCGTGGCCGCCTTGGCTGAACCGCCGAGCCGCCCGCCGGTACTCACGGCCGCGGCCTTTCGCAAACGGCTGGAGCGAGCGCGCCGGCGGCTGCGCTCAGCCTGGGGAGCCAAGCATGGAACCTGCTGA
- a CDS encoding M23 family metallopeptidase — protein MILLFVAFALSPARGQTLRTQLTEAIEGTQPCGGNTGIRVFTKDERRAVVVAAEVTGGVVEGTITVFVKLTNTISSAPLPFTADIGEGAPVDLVRLRPSNPLREWFFSTRYRWLPGRRGGVHDESHVYALPYDPDQAVVVIQGRLGPFSHGPGSETENAIDFGLPEGSTVRAARSGVVVALRDDFEAGGVDPKLKPCGNYVIIRHADGTYGNYLHSKPHTVRVRLRESVGVGTALAQSGNTGYSSTPHLHFDVFRIVDTPDGARRESLPVAFDTAEGVLSDLVVGHSYVRP, from the coding sequence ATGATCCTCCTCTTTGTGGCTTTTGCGCTCTCACCTGCCCGCGGTCAAACACTCAGAACTCAACTCACCGAAGCCATCGAAGGCACTCAACCCTGTGGTGGAAACACCGGTATTCGGGTTTTCACGAAGGACGAGCGCCGCGCCGTGGTGGTGGCGGCCGAGGTCACCGGCGGGGTTGTTGAGGGCACCATCACGGTGTTCGTGAAGCTAACAAATACCATCTCCTCCGCGCCGCTCCCATTTACAGCGGACATCGGTGAAGGGGCACCGGTCGACCTCGTACGGCTACGACCAAGCAACCCGCTTCGGGAATGGTTCTTCTCCACTCGGTACCGGTGGCTGCCCGGCCGGCGGGGCGGAGTTCACGACGAGAGCCATGTCTATGCATTGCCGTACGATCCCGACCAAGCGGTCGTCGTAATCCAGGGTCGTCTAGGGCCCTTCAGCCACGGGCCCGGGTCCGAGACGGAGAATGCGATCGACTTTGGTCTCCCGGAAGGCTCTACGGTTAGGGCTGCACGGTCCGGGGTAGTAGTGGCTTTGCGTGATGACTTCGAGGCCGGCGGGGTGGACCCCAAGCTCAAACCGTGCGGCAACTATGTGATCATTCGCCACGCCGATGGGACTTACGGGAACTACTTACACTCCAAGCCTCATACGGTTCGCGTCAGGTTGCGAGAGTCGGTCGGGGTGGGGACAGCACTCGCACAGTCGGGCAACACGGGCTATTCCAGCACGCCACACCTTCACTTTGATGTCTTCCGCATTGTCGACACACCCGATGGCGCTCGGCGCGAGAGCCTTCCCGTGGCCTTCGACACAGCCGAGGGTGTCCTCTCGGACCTAGTGGTTGGGCATTCCTACGTACGCCCGTAA